The DNA sequence ttaaactaagtacatacccggcccaacaaggacctagccaaatttggctataacaatAACTTTCATCGTTGTTTGTTTGGTTTTCCAACACAAAGTCCACGTACAATATAACTTATTTACCTTAACAATTCAAGAGTAAAATTTTCGAGACATAGAGCATGTTTGTTTGGGGTCATTagattttaaattgaaaaatattcgGAAATCGATTTAAAGATAAATGTAAGACAAAAACTGACTTAAATTTTTGAATAGCTTATTtagatttatgaattttttgataaaaatcaatttcaacaataaaataaatgatctatcaattttttttgttattatatttttaataactaacAAATCACCTAtactataaaattatttttgagctCTTATGATCTCTGTAAGGCACAGAAGACCTCTGCTAAGAATAATTTAGACTTGGACGACAATGGAGAATGTATATTCCGGAGCCATcaagaaggaatttatgtggaAACAGCAAACAATAACACAATCAGGCTTATTTGAAACCTGCAAGTAAGGTACTACATCAGGCTTGCTGGGGAAGAAGTTCTGACTCTGGAAAAATATCACAGTAAACAAATATTGTCGAAACTACATATCCTTTTAATTTCCGAAAGAGAATTCTGTCAACGACCAAAACTGAAAAGAAACTACAAGGCAAGAAAATGAACGTTTCTCAGCAGGAATAAGAAACAAAGAAATACAGACACTGCACAATCAACTCGAGATATACATAAATTACCTAGGACAGGTAGAATTTCGCAATGCAACACATTTGCAGTACAAACATAGTACTCGTCTTTCAACTGGCTTCTCTTTGTATTAATAGTGGGGTAGGAGGTTTCAAAATTTCATCCTTGGTATTTGTATCAGAACGTTCTTTTACCTCAGGAGGCTGCCTGCCTGGACTGCGATGCTCATTGAAAAATCTGCTAGGACTTGGAGAGTTTGCTTTGAATATGTTGGCTGGAGACGAACTGTTCCCAAAAGGTGAACTTGGGCCAGATTTAACCTGATACCCCCGCTCATCTTGACGGGAGGAAGGAGACATTGGTAACTGAGTATTTTCATCCCCTTTCTTCTTGTAAAACTTAGCCTCTGCAATTTCATAAGCATTGCCAGTCCGCACTTCCTGAGCAAGTGTACACCAACAGCAGCAAAGCCACAATGCACAATCGGCAACAGCTGGTTTACCACAACAGAAACTGTACGGTGGCAGATTAAATCTCTTTCTCATTTGAATCCTCCAAAAACCACCATAGAGTAAACCAAATATACAAAGGAAAACCCCAGTTAGCCCCAATATCTCCCTCACAACTTCGTCATTTATATTGACAGCAGCCAGATTGAAGATCCAAAATGGAGCCAgacagaaaagaagaaaagtcgCAATATGAACATACATGTTACCAAATCCAAGTCTCTCCATATTCCACCCAAAAACACAAAAACTACAGAATAGAGATAGATATGCTAAAGAAATATCTTCCCACATGTCAAATATTCCTCCACTCCACACTGGTCTATCTTCTTCAGTCTTGCCCGCAGATCTATGTGCAAATGAAAATCTCTTTTCCAAGGTTTTTAATCTCAGTGGGCTTTTTACAGTTATGTCAGAAGAGATATTCTGAGCTTCTTCGTCAAGTTCAGAATGGTAGTCCTTTCCAAGGGGGCTAACAATGGCATACACGCCCGCAATTGCAGGGCAGCCAATTGCAAAGGAAATTGTTATTCCAACACCTAAAGCAGGACGATCTGATCTCTTGTATCCCACATTAAGACCACACAAGGCATACTGTGCAAAACAGTTAAGGTTGAGTAGAAGTATAATCACCATCATGTGTACCCATTCATGAGGTTTATAAGTCCCGTTCTTGCAGTAAATCTTCCGTAGTCTAGAAATATCTTCTGGTTTCCATCTCAAAAGAAGTACAAGATGGTACAGTCGTTGTGGATGTTGGTACAGACACATAAGGGTAAATAACGCATTAAGGATCTGGTTGTTAACTTCAAACCAAGCATTTCTCTGGGTTTTTCTAGGCAACGCACTATTTAGCATTCCAGTCATGACAAGAAACAAAATTGCACCCGACACAGCAACACAAACTACCCACAATAAGAGAACCATATTCATTGGATTTCTTATCCACTCGTTGCAGATCTTCTTAAGGTTGTTCCAATCAATCTTCCGACTAAATACTTTACTTATGCGTTCTCGTATACTACCTGAAGAAGGAACACTCTGCGAAAATTCATCTCTCATAACCGCAATCCTTTGAAATTTTAGAGTCGGAGACTCTAAAGCACCAAGATTGAAAAAATTCATTCTGTTGACAACAGAACTTAAGCTACCATCAGACAGAATTTGCGGGTCCTCATTACCAAGAAGCTCCCTTTGAGATGTTCCGATATGCAATGGGACAACCCCCTTGACTTTTGCACCACTAGTTTCATCAACTCCTCCAGTAACTTCACCATTATCAGCTGATACCATCCTAATATTCCTATCCCCCAACTACTTCTCAAAAATTCAAACTTTGTTGAAATCCCAAATCAAATTCACTCATCCTGCATCCTGGCTACTTAACCCAGATCCTAAATTAGCTATTCACTACAAAACAAGCCACAAAGCTCCAATAAATATAAAGACCACAAAAATAACAAGCCAACTaggcataaaaaatatatctaaatgtcATCTGTCTACAAGATGAATCCAAGAACCAAATACAAAATGAAAAATCTTTGAACATTAAGCTGAAATCATAAGTACTGAACTGCTAAAAATCAGATTTTTTGAACTGCAGTATAGTCAACAGCTTATAAAGACTTCAAGAAACCATCAAAAGGCAGAAAAAGAAGCTCTAAACAGTAAATTAATCACAATTAACAGATATATAACCTGCTAAAAACAAGAATATTAGCTAAGTAAAAGATAATATACCTGTGGGCTGTGGATCTGAAGATGCACATGGGCAAGAATGGTGAACAAAGTATATTTCAGACCAGCTTCATTAACAAAGTACAAATGTCATATTTAGACAAAACAGTGATTAAAGTACTAAGTAAAGCCAAGAGGTTGCATAAGTTTGCAAGTGGAAATAATGAATCAATgtctaatataaataattatgtaaTCCCTCCGTctttaaatacttttcctgtatatttcacgtttgccaacacacatttttgatcattaatatcttttatttcgtagtagcattaaatataaaaattttaccgtattaaagtactcgtgaatatgaatctaacaaaatcactcatgactatatttagttttatagattagatgtatattagtaatttgtctcatgttatgaacagtaccgacatcacaaacaggaaaagaaaaaagaaacggagggagtaatataataCTATTATGTCACTTAAAATATTGCGATAAAATATTGGCAATGTTGTAAAAAGTTAAATCGGAGTGATCAAGTACCATTTagcaattaattaaataattgggAAACAATCGgatatgtataaataatataatgatgtttattttttttaaatctgttatattaattttaaaataaatatattatatttaaatttatatcgaCAAAATATTAAGTGATCGAATCCCTATGATGATTTATCGGTCAAATCATAATATTTAGAACCATATAATATGCAGATGGTTAGTTGAAATTGTCTCATgcgttaaaataataatttaaaaagacaGTAAATAACGATAAGAAGACACCATGCTTTATAGTAGTAGTTTATTCTTCTGCCTGTTGTCACAGTGAATAGCAATGCTGTTCTGAGGTCAAcgcagtactccctccgtccaccTCATTTGTTTACGTTGAAGGAtgggggctcggcacgcattctaatgctgtCGTAAAatgtagtttgataaattattttgaaccatttttctttctgaataaaagtttgatgtatatatttttatacaaaagaaaatttttaaaaaataaattataaaactatgttttatataaaatcgtgtcgagcagtgtaaaaaaattgtaaaaaaatgagtggTACATATGAGTGGTAACTTCTGGACGTTAAGACAGATGGTGCATGGCAACCAATCAAAGTTGATACATTTTTCCGTTTGTTATAtcttattttcagaaattaataatttgaaaattttaaatatttgtttattcttgatttaaataaaagataGGCAATCATAGTAATAAAAacagttttcaaaaatttccagCAGTTAATATTCATGTATTCCAATATTTACTTAAAGATCTTAAAGTataaatacattaacatttttctttaaaaaatacaCCACTTGTGGTTTAAATACGATATTAATTTATTgtgagaaaagaagaaaaaggcttgTTTTGCTTTTAACTAACAAATTTCTTTGTGTGGATTAGCTAATTCAAATGATTTAATTCTGgttaagaaatataatttttacatgttttctcataattaaacaTCTTTACAAGGACCCACTGCGAACTCAGGCTTGACAAACTCTTAATTTATTTGCAGTCCTTGGTAGTTAAAACATTAGATTTTAAGAAGCATTGCCTTCATTTTTCCATCTTCATCACACTCAAAGGCTATGTACTTTGTAGTAAGAATTTCTGCTATTTTGAGAGCAGCCCTTTACTCTGTCTTTTCCGGTTTTTGTTGACATAAATTGGCTTGCTTCTGAGTGTTTGGTGGTGATGAGAAAATGGGAATATGCATGGGAAAATCTGCAAAATGTGCTCATGCTTCTTCTAATCAGTTCATGGGTATGTCTCTtcttgatttttgatatttcttaCATGAACAATATGATATGGTATGCCCttctattacaattatttacaatattctttctttttctcatgattttgagtggaattgcgaaaggtgttgattttaatcttgtttgtttgtgtgtatttgtttgtttgtttaatgcatgtgttttgtttggtttttggcgatttttcgtgttacatgtgatacgcttcgttgttcgcttcgcatacgacgaggcaacttgatcgatagcatagcggtggtggcTGATGGTGGCGGTGACGGCGGTTTCAGGAGGggatccggtttcagaaaggaaagtgcgctaattgtgccttaattgagggcggtaattgtgcctagttaattatgcctctttattgagggcgtaaattgtgcctcaattattgagggcgtaattgagggcgtaaattgtgcctatttattgagggcgttaattgggccttatttgagggcattaattgtgtcttaattaaggatattaatatttcattattatgccttaattaagagcttaattgtctcaatcatgagttatcatgattgtgggaatattttgatataatctgttaaatatatcgacttatattctttttgtttctcttgttttattttcaagattcttggaagaagaccggttttcttttcggacattaaagttttattgtctaaatttccccggtcatcttgcacgtccgacggttagataataagctttcttgaatgaaagaattatcacggtgaattgccgattctcgttgagatttattctcattttcaaaaaaaaaaaaaaaacaaaaaaaaaaaacaaaaacatctTTACAAGGAAAAAAGAAGTGTATTCATTGAACTGCCAAAGAAACACAATTTTTTATCagattttatcttattttttctCGCCCTGCAGAGTAAACAAAAATTTGTTACGTCTTTCATGTACATGCATTCTGTAGTGTCCGTTTGGCACGTAAAATTTTCAATCATTCAGGTAAATCGATTACTGCCTCGAAATCTGATTGACCACAAAGCTACAGATGTAtaataagtgtttctaacttataaaccgagAAGCCTGGCTTAAAAatggttgccaaacacccacgtAAACTTACATTGATCTGTATTATTGTCCATCCCTAATCTCTGATATATAGTAGTGTACTGATGACATGAGCAAGTCCTGCTCAAGATCATCTTCTGTAGTGGTTTCATCAATCAACTTTATTAAATAGATAGAGAGCTGGATAGAACACAACTGTACTACTTTTATTTTTGTGCAAAACTGAAAACCCAGAACAAAATGtggcaaaaacaaaaaaaaaaacccagaacaaaataataatcacTCTCACTGATTCACACCAAAGTGGACATAATTGTGTGATGTACATCAATAACAATAAAAAGGTACATACATTGATGGTAAATGTTGAAAATTGCAGTATTGTACATTATCAAACACAAACATAATCAAGTAAGATCTCCATCCTCATCATCTTCCTTGGCCTTCAGCGATTCCTTCACTCTCAACAGGAGGGTTGTCTTCCAAGCATCCTGCAGAAGCAAAACCAGTGTTTTCACTTTTCACCACAGCAGACAAGTTGAAATGTAATTGTTTAAACGTGAGGAAAAAAAAGGTAAAATACACATTTAATCTTGAAACAATCATGAAAGAACCTACaggtaaattttttaattaagacAGAATATATTACACTTGATAAATGTACTCAGCAACCTGCCTTTATTAGGACCAACCATACATCGGTATAGAAGATAAATATCAGTCTCTCATAACATAGACCTCTTTCACTCTGCCCAATAAATTTACTTCACATCGAAAGTCACCGATGACTTTAAAGCAGTACTATGAGTGACATAATAACAAATAAGGCCCTACTGGAGGCTACATCCATTTCATAACACGCTGAGTATTATTCGTATCATTTATCGCAACTCATCCATGCTACCCAATTACAGTCTAGGAAATCTTTCAAAAGGTCCCTCTGCTCCTCTCACATTATTTTCTGTCTTCATAGTGATATGGAAGCCCTGTCATGTTCAATACCTAGcttaatattcatttttaagaacttttaaaattacaatctgGAGCTGTTGTTGACAATGGCATCTTCGTTTGATTCACGAAAAATATTTTCCACAAAAATCTTTTTCCACATTTTCTAATTTTCCTGCATTTGTTTGATTTCTGAAGAGAATTCCCTGATTTTCCTCCTGCATTTCTTTAGTTTcagggaaaaaaataatttgcatGAGAGATGTTGagtcattatttttatttattaagatTAACAATggggttgactaaaattattgattatattaCACTCTATTTATAATCACAAGCTAATCTGAATATGATAATCTTATATGAGCTCAAAATAAAAGGCTTGAAATACCAGTTTAGTCATGCTATCAAATTCCTTGACTGCATCAGTAAACTTCGCAACATCAACTTCATCTACTGCAGCCGCCAAGTCCTGCACCAATAAAGACATCCAAAATGGAAACGATAAGTTTACTTGGCCAACAAAACAAGATGTTTAACAATCAGAGAAGATACTAACAGTTGACTCTGGTACAGCAAAATTTGCAATTACCAATTACACCATCAGATTGGATTTGTGATGCTAGATAATGTAAATTAAATGTTATAACTTTCAAGTGGGCACACGGTGCTTGCTGGAGGGGATGAActatataaagaaaaattagaTGCACTATGACATCCTAACATACCGCAAGCAACTTATATTCTCGTGTTCCTGAAAAAGTAGGATCCAGTTCCTGAAAAAGAAAACACAATCATACTCAATATCTTGGTGTGCTACATATACAAGTCAATTAACTGCCAACATGGAGACTGAACCTGATATCGGTCCAAAGCATTGGTAATTGCAACAACATCGTTTTTACAAAGCTGACAAATGCCAGCATTAAGAAGATGACCTCTGACTCCATACTTCAACAAGTTATTGTTTAGTGACTGCCGTGCTATGTCCTCATATATATCAATTGCTCTCTGGTAGCTGTAgtttttaaaaagtatattagtagATGCCCATTAATGAATGTTTTACCAACTTCAACACATTCAACAAAAGATTACTCCTTCCCAAACTACACAAAGCAGAAGTTCTTTGAATCATTATACATAATGCAGCAGGAAAAAATATTTGCATATTGCAGTTAGTTGAAAATCTATGTACCAAAAAAGTTTATTAACAAACTTACTGCTCAAGCTGAGCAGCAAACTGAGCAATCTTCTGTTTGCACTGGTTTGCAGAAGATGATACATCTTCACTTTGGAAAAGGTCAGCTGCTTTATCATAGAAATGCATAGCCTGCTCCAAGTTTTGCTCCTGCTCACATAATTCAGCAATTTCCTGCAGGTACCGCATGCAACGTATAACTAGgtgatatatttattaattggtGTAATTTCATCGAAAGGATGCAACTGCATCACAGTATAAGCATCACTATACAGCTCTAATATTTTACATAAGATAACCTCATAAGAAACACATATGAGCACGACACTAAGAAGTATAATTAGCAGAAAAGCTTAAAAAAGTATGAGCTGTTACTATGCAACCTAAAAGAAATTGCTGGAAAGTAAAGACTTCCTGAAGAAATTGTATGCACCCATCACAGACAAAGGATAACTGAAGAGAAGTTTTATGACATTTCTGAAAAGCAAAACTACATtccagaataaaaaaattagcatTACTACTGTCACGAATGGGCCCAGAGCCTAATTATCATTTTGATCCACTAGTCTGGACGGTGTCGTATTGAATAAAAGCGTGTCTTGCAAAACAACTTCGTTTAAGTTGTTCTAAATCTTTCCCAGTTATGTTATTTTGTTTTCATCAGAGTCAGTTACGTAGTGGTGGATGACGTGGCTGTGACCATGTGAATATAAGGACCAACTTctgtatttttcatttttagcatatCTGGAAATGAACTTTTTACATTGTCTTCTCTAATCTTCTCCTTAGCTTAACCTTCAAGTCACCAGAAACAGAAATATAAACTCTAATTCTCTAATTGCTAATAACTACCCTGTATCAACTAAAACATAACAATTTCTGATTCAGAGTTGTTCTCTTTAAAGAATACCTTGTAAATTATGGCAGATGATGATTCAATTATCAATATACATGATAGAGACATAACCTTTTATTCACGTTTACGCTCGCTTGCAGTGAATTCCAGCAAAATATATTGTCAGATATTTTATGTTGCATAAATTCCAGTACATTAGAAATCCAAACTGTAGTAATTACAGTAATAATGGCTTTTGTCCTTTCAAAACAGGAgttcattattaaaaaaaaaagaagttgtGTATGTGCTATAGATGAAACAGTGGCAACCTAGAACTAGCTGAGTAGGTTCTGCAccataaatatatactccctctgtcccaatcacttcttaacattttttttcacCGCTGGACATGCACTTTAATGCGCCTATAAAACATAGCTCTAtaacttttttctaaaattttgtttctctgaataaaaaattaaacactaaactttttattcggaaaaaataaacatttttaGAAAaggttatagaactatactttataggagcactAAAGTGCGTGCCACGGCCCCGTCCACCAATgttaagaattgagagggacggaTTGTGTAAGAGACAAATGCTTACTAAAGGGTCAATTGTTTACAAAggaatgattttaaaattagcTTATACCTAATGCTAATAGTTCATATATAAAGATTGTTTATTAtgtaactataattatataggCTGAATGAAACCATGAATACAATATTATAGTCCATACCATTCCAAAAAAAGCACCAACAAAAAACTGACATACAACTTTGAATATCTGATACCATGTTCAATAACAAAGTCCCAAAAAACCTTATGGTGTGAGGACGCCGTAATTAAATCATACTACTTCGTAACATTGATATATAACATATGACCCctacaaattataaaaaaaacaataataattatcgCATACAGACAATTCAACTACGGGATCATACATGGTTCAAAGACAAAGGAAAGAATTCAAGTCATATTAAGAGTAAAAGAGCAGACCCTATAATGATCCTTCCATTATGAAAGCATAAAATTGTACTACAACCTAGGTCATACCTTATAATATCTCGCTGACATGCTGAGCCTTCCGATCtccatatataaatttactgCTTGTTCTAGACAATTTATGGCTTCTGCGGAGCTTTTAAATGTTAGAAAAAAACTCAGACAAaca is a window from the Daucus carota subsp. sativus chromosome 8, DH1 v3.0, whole genome shotgun sequence genome containing:
- the LOC108200069 gene encoding uncharacterized protein LOC108200069, whose protein sequence is MVSADNGEVTGGVDETSGAKVKGVVPLHIGTSQRELLGNEDPQILSDGSLSSVVNRMNFFNLGALESPTLKFQRIAVMRDEFSQSVPSSGSIRERISKVFSRKIDWNNLKKICNEWIRNPMNMVLLLWVVCVAVSGAILFLVMTGMLNSALPRKTQRNAWFEVNNQILNALFTLMCLYQHPQRLYHLVLLLRWKPEDISRLRKIYCKNGTYKPHEWVHMMVIILLLNLNCFAQYALCGLNVGYKRSDRPALGVGITISFAIGCPAIAGVYAIVSPLGKDYHSELDEEAQNISSDITVKSPLRLKTLEKRFSFAHRSAGKTEEDRPVWSGGIFDMWEDISLAYLSLFCSFCVFGWNMERLGFGNMYVHIATFLLFCLAPFWIFNLAAVNINDEVVREILGLTGVFLCIFGLLYGGFWRIQMRKRFNLPPYSFCCGKPAVADCALWLCCCWCTLAQEVRTGNAYEIAEAKFYKKKGDENTQLPMSPSSRQDERGYQVKSGPSSPFGNSSSPANIFKANSPSPSRFFNEHRSPGRQPPEVKERSDTNTKDEILKPPTPLLIQREAS
- the LOC108200050 gene encoding alpha-soluble NSF attachment protein; translated protein: MSDQIGKGEEFEKKAEKKLTGWGLFGSKHEDAAELFEKAANCFKLAKSWDQAGAVYVKLAQCHIKLDSKHEAAGSYADAAHSYKKTNTKEAINCLEQAVNLYMEIGRLSMSARYYKEIAELCEQEQNLEQAMHFYDKAADLFQSEDVSSSANQCKQKIAQFAAQLEHYQRAIDIYEDIARQSLNNNLLKYGVRGHLLNAGICQLCKNDVVAITNALDRYQELDPTFSGTREYKLLADLAAAVDEVDVAKFTDAVKEFDSMTKLDAWKTTLLLRVKESLKAKEDDEDGDLT